In the genome of Pseudomonas sp. Teo4, the window GCTGACGAACTGAGCGATGGCGCGGATCGCCGGGCCTTCCAGAAAGTGCCGCCGCTCAAGAGGGATTTCGTGGTGGTCGCCAAGGCGGTTGAATGCCGTGCGCTGTGCAGTGCGTACGCTGCCATCGAAGCCCGGCATGGTCACGGTGCCGGCGCCAAAGTCAGCGATGTGGGTCTTGGCGGCGTCGCACACATGCAGCAGGTGCAGTTCGGCATTGCACTGCAGTGCCAGGGCGTGGGCGCTATGGATGACTTGCTCGTCGAGGTGCTCGCCCGCGCCATGGCTATTCAAGTCGACCGCTGCGGCGACCTGGCGTGGCAGGGGTAGGCGGATATCGCTGACCAGGTGCACGGCGACCGGGCTGTCCTTGAGCAGTTGCCAGTCCAGCGGGGTGACCAGCAGGCGCTTGAGTACGGGTTCGTGTTGCACGTCCTTGATCAGCAGGTCGCAGCCGAGCCGTTCGACTTGCTCCAGGGCGCTGGCCAGCGGGTCTCGGGTCAGCAGCAACTCGGTGGAAACGTCCAGGCCTGAATTGCTCAGTTGCTCGGCCTCGTCCGACAGCCACTGACGGTTGTCGCTGAGCAGGCGCTCACGCTCGCGGCCATCGCTCATCAGGCCGAAGGTGTCGACATCGTCGACGAAGACGTTGATATCGAGCAGCGCACCGCTGGATTCCGCCAGCGCAGCGGCGCGCTGCAGGGCGGGCGTATGGCGCATTTGCGGGCCGAGCATGACGAACAAACGCTTGAACTGGCTCATCTCACACCTCCACGTGTGGCAGCCCCCCATTTGTTCCTGCTGAAAGGGGCGGTCGTACGGCATTTCGACCACCCTCAATCAGTTTAGACGGTGCAGGCGTAAATCAAAGCGTGTGTGGAAAGTGCAGTGGCATCGTCCTTGGAGGTGCCGGGTTCACTGCTCGGGTTACGCTGTGAATCGAGCAATTCTGTCATGGCGCTGAACTAGGCTTTTGTCCATCCAGCTAAATATATTGATAGCGTCTTTCAGTAAGTAAATGCCATGTGAGCTGTAGAGATAATCGAATTTTTTTGGATCGGAGAAGCCACCTTTTCCAAATGATTCGTCGAGCGTTCCGTCTGCGCTCAGTCGTGCAATTTGAAGGTATGAGAACTTGTGTTCATCAATTATATTTCCCGCCAGTACAAGTCTCCCGGCGGGGTCGAACTTTATATGGTGAAGTGATATTCCTGTTTGCGCATTCTTTTTGTGACCTTTTGTGAAGGAGGGCGACCTGATTTCTTTGGTGAATTGAGGTAGGACTTTGCCTGACAAGGTGAAGCCATAGAGTTGAGTGGGGTCGCTGCCGGCATGGAACGGTGCTGTGCTTACGACTATGGTGTTTTTGAACACAGCAAGTCCGGTGTGCAGCGGTGCTCCGGCCAGGCGAATTTTACCACCGTCGCCAAAATTTTCGTCAAGCGTCGCATTTGAATTGAAACGCACTAGATAGGGTTCATTTTTATCTGTTGTGAAGCCTGCAATGAGGAAGCTACCATCCTTCAGAAACTCTACTCGGTAAGGGATAAAGACTCTGTCAGCCACAACTGGTAGGGCGATTTGCGACTTATCCCCTTTTTCGCCAAGACCTGCTACAAGCTCGCCAGTGTGCGGGTTCAATAAAGCACATAAGGTTGAGTTAGTTATAAGGCCGGTAGAATTCATAACCAGTCCTGAGAAAATGATCTTGATCTTTCCGTCCACAAGGTCGAGCTTAGACTCAAATCGATAGTCCAGATTTTCGGGTTTTGACGAATTCGGACACTGCTCAGTCTCGGAAACGTTCCCCGTAGTGGATTTTTTCGGATTTAGTTTGGGTTGCGGCTTTTTAGACCCCTTCTGAGGGTAGTCTGGATGTTTCAGATAAATCATCCCGTTTTCGCCGAAATCACCAATTGGCTTGAAATTTTCATCAAAAGCATGAATGGCTGCGTGGTAAACAATATTGCCCGCTGACCCGTAACGGTAAACAAACGACGCCAGATAGCGACCACGCCCGTCCAATGTGATGTAATTGAGGCTCCTGATTATGCCATATTCTTCCATACCGGTTTCCGGGAGTTTTACGTGACGGAGTGACTCGTCCCATTTTCCATTTTTGTCAATACGCGTGAAAAACAAGGGGCGCCAGGGCACAGCGCCAGACCCGTCTTGGGGAGGGTTATGCCCTACGAATACCATGCTGTCATCAATAGTATTTTTTACGCACACTTCAATTTGGAGCGTGTAAGTTTCATCACCGCTGAATTCAGCAGGGACAATCGACACGCCATCTTTTCCATAGTCTGGGTCAAGCTCGCCTGGTTTCTTTTCAGCTGCGCCCGGTTTCTTTTTAGCTGCGCCTGGTTTCTTCATGGTGCTGTACCAATGGGGGGGAGCAGCCAATGTAAGGTCAATATCAAGCAGGCAAAACTAGCATTTTTAACAGGCGCAGTTTCGATCCTGTCAGAGGATGCTTAACTGTTCGTCAAGGAAGGCGCATGCAAGGGTTAGCTCGGGTATGATGTGAACCCCATTATTTCCCAAGAGGCCTGCCCCATGTCCCTGAGCGCTGAACAGATCGGCGAATTCCGTGTCTTCGCCGAACAGCTGGCCGATGCCGCTGCCTTGGCGATCAAGCCGTACTTTCGCGCCAGCCTGGATGTCGAGGACAAGGGCGGACGTCTGTATGACCCGGTGACCGTTGCCGACAAGGCTGCCGAAGACGCGATGCGTGAGCTTATCCAGGCCCGCTACCCTGAGCACGGGATTCTCGGCGAGGAACATGGCACGGCCATGGGCAGCAGCCCGCTGCACTGGGTGTTGGACCCGATTGATGGCACGCGTGCGTTCATCACCGGTTTGCCGCTGTGGGGCACGTTGATTGCGTTGAACGATGGTTCGCGGCCGGTGGTCGGGGTGATGAACCAGCCCTTCACTGGCGAGCGCTTCGTGGGTACCCCGGAAGGTGCCTGGCGCAGCGGTACGTTGCTGAAAACCCGGGCCTGTGCTGACTTGGCTTCGGCGACGTTGATGTGTACCACACCGGACATGTTCGACACGCCAGCACGCAAGTCGGCGTTCGAGGCCGTTGCTGGGAAGGCGCGGTTGATGCGTTATGGCGGTGACTGCTATGCCTATTGCATGCTGGCTTCTGGCTTTGTCGATGTGATTGTCGAGGCGAGTCTGCAGCCGTATGACGTGCAGGCGCTGATGCCGATCATCGAAGGGGCGGGTGGGGTGATTACGGCGTGGGATGGTAGTTCGGCGCAGAATGGTGGGTGTGTGGTGGCGTGTGGTGATCCGGTGCTGCATGCGCAGGTTGTAGAGATGTTGCGGCACGCGATGTAACTATTGAATATCGTATCCGGAGCCGAGTGCCAGTCAGCGGCACCGCTCCGGAAAGTTCCTGGGGAAACCCCAGGCAAGTTGCTCAACGCATGTACCGCGCGTTGGATTCTTCGATCTTGCGCTTCGCCTTGTAATGCATGCTGCATTTGCTCAGAACAGTGTGGCTGCTGAGTCGCTCTGCGATCTTTCAAAACACTCTCTGCCTTTCATGCACTGGTGTTTCTCGGCACCGGTATACCCTGTATCAGCACAGATGGCGCTCTTTTCAGCATACAGCCTGTGCTCACTTTATCGATGGAGCCTTAACCGCACCACGATTTCGATGAAACGTGATCTGTTCATCACTAATTAAATTGCTATTTGGATAAATCGGCCCTAGGGTTACTGCACCCGATAACTTTGCAGGAGGCAACGTCATGGGCCAGGCACGGCAGCGAAAACGGATGGCGCAACAATTTGAAGTACTGGGTCGAGAGTGGTTGCTATCCCTCTCCAGTGAAGAGCGTGTGATCGTCGATACCGCCACCAGAATCCATCGGCATATCGTGATGGAGGGCGGGATGTGGGGTGGTTGTTATCATCTGTCATTCTTTCTCAAGCGATATTTGAAGAAGGAGAAAAACATCGAGGTCGATGTGCTCGTCGGCTGGGTCGGCGAAGGCTCGTGGGATGGTGTGGCATCCCATGCGTGGGTCGAGTTCAACGGGCGCAAGATCGATATTGCCCTGAGCCGCACCGAAAACCCGGACATCCTTCCCACTGGCGCGTTTATCGTGCTGGATCGGGTCCTGCTTGAGGGCATGACCCAATACCGTTATTACCCGGAAATTCCCGAGCATGCCAAGGAGGCGCTGATCCAACTGGCGTTGCTGCCGGAAACCTCCGAGCAGTCGAGGCTGGCCCATGCCAGGCACAGGCAGATGCTTTCGATGGTCGATGACGAGGAGGCGATCGATGAGTACCTGCGGCAGGTTCCAGCGGGGATGAACTACCACGAGCTGGCGCGACTGGCGGGCTTAACCGTTGGCTGAAGCTGGCGGGTCTTGCGGGTAACAGGGAGTTTTCCAGGCAACGTGAGGCACGGCAGCCTTAGGAGCGGCGAAAGGGCCTGTATCGCACTTTTTCCCGTTTACGGGCTCTATGCTTGGCCAGGCCGCGCCGATCCCCGGCGCCGCCGCCGACTCCGACCTGGTGCCAATGGTTGTACGCAAAACCCAACTCCTATCACGCCTGCTACTGACAGGAACCTTGCTGTGCCTTGGTGCCTGCTCCCAGCAGCAGGGCCGCGACATCGTCAGCCAGCTGGGCGACGGCAAGCCCAGCGAGCTGTTCCAGACCAGCGTCGACCGCATGGCAACGCTGTCCATGCGCGACAACCTCCAGAGCCTGTACCTGTTGATGAACAAGCTCTACCTGCGCAATCCCAACCAGTTGAAGATGTCCGGCTACCTCGACGCCGCCACCGCCGAACGGCAAATCCGCCAGGCCATCGAACAGCGCCAACCACTGGCCCAACTGGGCGACAGACGTGACCTCGCCGCCTTGAGCTATGCCCTGAGCCCCGAGTTCAAAGGCGATCGCGTCGGCGCTTTCATCTACGCCATCGGCAGCATGCTCATCACCGCACACGGTGGGCGTACCGAGTTCTACATGACCGATACTATCGACCCGCTGTTCATCAACAACGCCGCCCGCAACATCGAAAAAGCCACCTGGATGCTCAGCCAGCGGCAAGACGCCAATGGTGTGTTGCTGCTGTTCTCGAACGAAATCTCGGAGGAGGGCAGCAACCTGAGTTTCGCCGTGGAGTTCGGCAAGATCGTGGCGCGGCTGGACTTGCTGGCAGAGCTGTTGGATGAACGTTATCGGCGAATTGGACTCAACTACGCGCAGAGCCTGTTGCTGATGAATTTCTTACCGGTGCAATAGGCCTTATCAAGATTTGAAGCGCGCGACTTTTTGGTAACCCTCCCCAGGGTCCACGGTGATTTGTGAGAACACGAGAATCCCATCGCCTTGGAGGTCCATACCTTTTGCATTAAAGAGGTAGTCCTCTGGAGTGACTGCAGAGTAACCGCCAACACCAAAATTCACATCCAGCTCCCCATCGTATTCAAGTCGGACCAACTGGAGGTAGGAATCGCCCTCTGCATAGGTTGTTTCTCCGCCCAAGACCAATCTGCCTTTTGCGTCAAACCGAAGATGATTGAGCGTCATGCCTTTGTTTCGCTTCTGTTTCTCCCTGACTACGTTGCTCAGCCATTTAGGTAAACCGGGCGCAGCCTGTGGGTTGAACGGTATTGACTTGGTGAAGGCAGGTAACTCCTTTCCTGAAAAATCAAAGCCCCAAAGTTTGGTTGCTTCTGAAGTGTTATGAAATGCAGCTGTGCTTACGACAACCCGATTTTTATGTGCAGCCAGGCCAACATGAAGCGGGGATCCGGGGATCTCGATATGACCTACATCATTGGCAAATTTTTCGTCAAGTGTGGCATTGGGCTTGAAACGTTGCAGGTAACACTTGTCTTCGCCGAACGTGACGCCAAGCACGAAGAAACCACCGTCTTCCAGAAACGCAACCCGATAAGGGCTGAGCAGCTTGCCGTCGAACTTGGGAAGTCTGACCTGGCTCTGGATGCCATCCGCGCCCAAGCCGGTTCCAGGTTTACCGTCTTTTGCGTTGAGCACGGCGCACCATATCGACTCGTCTTCAACGCCGTTTACAACCGTGGAGCCATAAAAAAGGACTGTGATTTTTTCGTTTGTGCAGG includes:
- a CDS encoding universal stress protein, producing the protein MSQFKRLFVMLGPQMRHTPALQRAAALAESSGALLDINVFVDDVDTFGLMSDGRERERLLSDNRQWLSDEAEQLSNSGLDVSTELLLTRDPLASALEQVERLGCDLLIKDVQHEPVLKRLLVTPLDWQLLKDSPVAVHLVSDIRLPLPRQVAAAVDLNSHGAGEHLDEQVIHSAHALALQCNAELHLLHVCDAAKTHIADFGAGTVTMPGFDGSVRTAQRTAFNRLGDHHEIPLERRHFLEGPAIRAIAQFVSHNRADVIVMGSHRHDAMQTFLGGTTAHVLEHPLCNVLAIKATR
- the hisN gene encoding histidinol-phosphatase is translated as MSLSAEQIGEFRVFAEQLADAAALAIKPYFRASLDVEDKGGRLYDPVTVADKAAEDAMRELIQARYPEHGILGEEHGTAMGSSPLHWVLDPIDGTRAFITGLPLWGTLIALNDGSRPVVGVMNQPFTGERFVGTPEGAWRSGTLLKTRACADLASATLMCTTPDMFDTPARKSAFEAVAGKARLMRYGGDCYAYCMLASGFVDVIVEASLQPYDVQALMPIIEGAGGVITAWDGSSAQNGGCVVACGDPVLHAQVVEMLRHAM